GTTCTGAGGCTGGAAGGGGCAACAGTAAGTCCTTGGCTGGTGATTCCCTCCGACTCCAGCATTCCACAGTGGCCTTTCCTGGTCCTGCATATCCAGGGTATGGAAAGAACAGAACTTCCCTGCCTTCTGCTACTCTTAAGTATGGGTTATATTTATTCTAACTCAAGAGATGCcctcagttaaagaaaaaaaggcatttaTCAGTTCTTATTTTgctatatatattataaatatgtatgtgtgtatataatatgtaaCATATGTATTGTGTTgtagatttcatttatttatttattgggattttttcagacaggatctctgtgtagccctagctgtcttggaactctctttgtaaaccaggctgtcctccagctcacagagatccacctgcctctgtcttaaaggtgtgaaccactacCACCCacctattttttatatttttaactatgtacatgtgtttgttaACATATGTTATATGAGAGAAATGCCCACAGAGGCAAAGAGAGGGTGATAGTACcatggagttagagttacaggccGAGAGCAAAACTCCAGTCTCTGCAAGGACTATAAggacttttaaccactgagtcatctccaacccccaccccgccttttttttttttttttttttttttttttttaaagacagtcttaCCATCTAGTGCGGGCTGGCCTAGAAGTTGCTATGTAGTACATGTGGGTCTCAAACGACCATGTAATAAATGCTGGTCTCCAACTTAGAgtatagcccaggttagctttgaacttgtgTATGATCTCCTGCCTAATTTCAAGAGTGCTGTGAACCACTGCAACAGCCTGATTTTATACATAGTTTGTTATATATGCTCTACTCACAGTATAATGAGTAATAAACCCTCTTTATTCCTAGGTGTCTTATGCCATGAACTTGGGAGCAAAATGCTCTACATGTCTGAATTACGCCTTGTGTTTACAGGCAGCATAACTAGCTGGCTCTTACCCTTGGTCTTAACTACATTTCTTGCTGACTAGGAGGAAAAGTCTGGCCCTCTCTAGAGATGAAGATCTTGAGGTTCTGTGTTAAGGTGTTGGGAACTTGCTTGTGGAGGAGTTGCACAAGGTGCCATCTGTCCCAGGTCTAGAGtgccaggcagagagggagacaggcatCTGTGCTGCTGAGAGAACTTAGCTGGCCTGAAGGCATGGGAGGTGGCGGGCCATCTCCTTGCACTCAGCCCTCACTTGTCCCTGATGTTTTACCTTTCCCCTTGATGGCTTAGAGGCTCCTGTGTTCCTTGTTCCAGGTTGTGGGCAGAATCCTACTCGACAAGccagtgtgggggcagggatCCCCTACTCGGTTCCAGCATGGAGCTGCCAGATGATCTGTGGCTCAGGCCTAAAAGCCGTGTGCCTTGCAGCCCAGTCCATAGCCATAGGTGACTCCAGCATTGTGGTTGCAGGAGGCATGGAGAACATGAGCAAGGTAAGTGCAGAGGTGCCCACCATCCTCCTCAGCCATGGTGCATGTCCTGCTGAGGAGCACAGAAAGCGGCTCAGCCTGAACCCCTGCTTGAATGGATATTCATTGTTCTCCAGGTTGCATGAGAAATCCTATGTGAAGAACAGCCTGTCAGCCAGGTAGTAGAGGCAGAGGATAACTTTTCTAAGCTGTTGTTCCAGAGTGTTTTCTGAAAGGAACCCACAAGATTAGTTGTTGCTGCCACTGCTTACTATGTAGCCGAGGCTAGCCtaggacttgctatgtagtctaaCCTAGCCTTAAGTGCttgcttctccagctctgcctactgagtgattttatatatatgccaCTGTTCTCATAGAaaccttttaatttatttatatatttattttaaagatttatttacttattgtata
This Onychomys torridus unplaced genomic scaffold, mOncTor1.1, whole genome shotgun sequence DNA region includes the following protein-coding sequences:
- the LOC118575168 gene encoding acetyl-CoA acetyltransferase, cytosolic-like, which codes for MNAGSDPVVIVSAARTAIGSFNGALSTVPVHDLGTTVIKEVLQRAKVAPEEVSEVIFGHVLAAGCGQNPTRQASVGAGIPYSVPAWSCQMICGSGLKAVCLAAQSIAIGDSSIVVAGGMENMSKVSAEVPTILLSHGACPAEEHRKRLSLNPCLNGYSLFSRLHEKSYVKNSLSAR